acataatgtTATAGTAAGAACCAAATATTCTaccaaaaagcagaaaagaaggtGTTTCATAGTGTGGCAGGATGACTTTTCATTATTAATGTTTCATTATTGTTACAATGTTTCAATAAGCTAAATGACAGCTTCTAAATTATTTCAACTGCttcaatgtaaaattattttaagccaaacaaaaaggaggaaaaggactCTAACCTAACAGTATTTGTTCTCCCCAAATCATCCTCCATGTTTGGTCTAGAACGGAGATTTTAAGTCATACAGAGCTGGCTAAATGCCTTCTTGCAGTCTGTGTGCTCAGTCAACAgcttctcctgtctgtctccgcCTTGTCCTTTAAGGCTTTAGAATTCTGTGTATAAACATTACAAACTAGATCCAGGGCAGCTCTTTCCTGTGAGGCACTGGTTGTGTCAGTTAGGTGTCAAGCTGTTAGCAGCAGCCTGCTAACAAGGCTCAGGGCAGAGCTGCTCCTCTGCCTTCTCACTTTGCTCAGGATGCTCTTTCCTCTACTCACCCCAAAATTCCAATGAATGAAAACATTCAAAGGAGCCCCTAAAAGTAGTGACACACCTAGCTAGGCCTAGGTCTACTTTAAATACTAACTCATCACTTCAAAGCAACTCGGACAACATGTTAGACTTAGTATtcgttttttctttttactctgccTAGAATTTGTGTTTCTCCTGCTTGAGCCTCCCACCAACTGAAATAACAGGTGTATTACCATGCTCAACGAGAAAACAAAACTTTAGCGGTACCAAGGACTATATCTAGGGCCTTACACATCACTTCTCCAATGAACTACattcacccccccaccccattctaGCTAATGAATCAAGTGCTTCCTTATTTGACATCTTGTATTTCCTTTGGgctgaggatgcagctcagtggtgacACTGCCTAGCATATATAAGGCCCGAATCCCACTTCCAGGcctattctgtttctttttcacttaAGTCTCCTAAGTTTGCAGACAACCCCAGTTACAGCTACAGACTTTTACTGAAAGTAAAACATGTAAAAGAACGGACAAGTCTCTTATCAACCgaacacaaacagaaacagtAGACCACAGACCAAAGACACTCATTTCTATCTCTTCCCTGACACACAGTAAATGTTGGTTAACTTTTTCACTTAAGCCTCAAAACTTCAAATTTAATACTTATCTGAAGGAAGAAAAACCCAAGGAGCCAATGGTAAGCATGGGCTTTATTGGGATcccaatttaaataataaataaagaccATTTAAATGAATTCTCAAGAGTTGCTGTTTTAGTTTTGGTTAAGACAATGGAATGGGGGTTCATGGTTAAACCTTCAGCACAGCAAAGTATCAACCCCAACTTTCCCTGGGACAGAGACCAGGCCAGCAAGAGCGGCAATACCTAGTACCTGAGCACCTCAGCCCCTGTGTAACTGGTCAGTCAGACAGGAACACAGCTCCAAAGGACAAGAAAACCAACTTCAAAGGCAAGTTAAACACAAACAGCcttaagtttatttttgttgttgttgtttttttgggagATAGAATCTTGTTATGTTGCCCAGGTAGGCTtgtcactatgtagtccaggctagcctgtaaCTAACTCAGGACTCTTCCTCTACCACAGGAAACCTGGACTCTGATTTGCTTGTGCTGAACAAGCATACAACGGACTCTGGGATGAAAAAGAAACTACTCAAGGCTTGAAATGGAAAGGGGTAACTTACAACAATTTAGTTCAAAGCAATAGCTCATAAATACTGGCAATGTTCTTAATGATTTTTAACAGTAGCTAGAATACTGTATTCAGTCACCCAGCCACACCCAGCAGACTGCCTTAGGTACTCACTGTCAAGTTGTCTCTCAGTAACTGCATTATTAGCGTGCTGTCTTTGTACGACTCTTCACTTAATGTATCAAGTTCAGCAATGGCTTCATCGAAAGCCTACAAATGCAAAACAAAGTACATCTCAGAATTCAAATAACGAAGACTGCCCAATTCCCAAGTAACAGGTAAAATACATACTGTTTTTGCAAGAGAGCAGGCTTTCTCTGGGGAGTTCAGGATCTCATAGTagaacacagagaagttgaggGCCAGACCCAGTCTGATGGGGTGTGTCGGCTGCATCTCCTTTTTGCTGATTTCAAATGCTTCTTGGTATGCTTGCTGTGACTGGTCCACAATTCCTAGATAATGCAACACAGTAAAATGCACTTTCAAAGTCTGTGCAGCAGCTTTACTTAAGCCAAACTTCTCACTTAAGATCACttctgctgggcggtggtggcgcacgcctttaatcccagcacttgggaggcagaggcaggcggatttctgaattcgaggccagcctggtctacagagtgagttccaggatagccagggctatacagagaaaccctgtctcgaaaaaccaaaaaagatcaCTTCTATCCTCTGAAATACAAGCTCTGACATTCTTAACCAAATTATACTGTTTAAAGCAACGCTGTGTCCTCCATCACACTCTCTACTCGCTACTGTTGTCAAGAGAAGAGCAACTCAGAGAGGGGCTGGGTTGAAAGGATAGCTCCGAGGGTCTTTCAGTGgaacctggttcagttcccagcaccttagggacagctcacaacagtctgtaactgtagatccaggggatccaattGCTGCTCTGACCTCTAACAGTACtggacacatgtgcacagacacacacatgcaggccaaacaccccTACACACAACCATCTGATCACTGTCTAGTGATTTCCTCATTCCACGATGGGGTTACTCCTCAGCAAACAGTAGCGAGgaaacattcttatataaataGCTTTTCAGAAAGCTTCAACTTTAAAATACCAGCATAGGGAAACGACACAGACAGGAAGAGCTCGCCATCCAGTAAGCACTTTGGTGTGCTAAGTAATTGGAAGAACGCAGACTTCAGAGGTGGATATCCCCACCAGAACTGCTTCACCTAAGCACAACCAAGCAAAACCAGCTCACCTTTCTTGTCATCACCAGCAGCAACCTCGGCCAAGTAACGGTAGTAGTCACCCTTCATTTTCAAATAGAAGACCTTGCTTTCAGGTTGCGAAGCATTGGGGATCAAGAACTTTTCCAAAAGAGacttcagaagaaaagaaacagacataGTAAGAAGACAATACTTACAAACCAAAGTTAAGTAGTTTTCTTAAGCAAACACTATAGACtgagttttaaaagatttcaaaacaaaaccttaaatttCTCTAATAACTCAGCAGTCCAGAGTGCTGGTGCAGGAGGATTGCCGTGGATGAGACCATCCCGGACTGCAAATGGACACCACCTCAAATGTAAATCAATGAGTAACTCAAGGCAGGGAGAAGGCCAGAAGGAAAAAGACCTTTAATCTCATCATAGCAATTTCTTTCTTACCTACAGACCTTCCCAAACCATAAAATGTCATCCTGTAACTTTGCTTAAGACTATTAACAACTTAAAGCTTACTGGAATTGTCACATACCAAATAAAACCAACCTTTTATAGCAGACTTCAAGCAAATAATACAATGGCATTACAGAGAAAAAGGTAGAACTGAGtgactagaaaaacaaaacaaaaaaaaccaaacccaaaacaacgCAGTCTCATCGTAGCTACTTCCTTGGATACCACTGCTTTGAAATCAAAGTGATGTCCATGTTCATCTGGGCTGAACCCCAGATAAGCTAATTCTTACAAGAAGTGGTTTCTCCTCTCTGAAAAGCCCTGAGATTCTTGAATCTCTATCATCCAATGACAGGAGACCTGAGTGAGCCAACTCTAGCCCCATGCTTACTCCATGCACGTAGACAGGTCATACAGACACAGTTAACTTAAGACTGAGTGACTGTCCCTCACAATGTCCAAGTCTGGCGGCTGACATGGGCACctttgtaatctcaacacttaaaGGCAACATAGGTTACACATGTAGAGACCCTGCCTCTAAAACACCCAAAGGGTTAGAAACGTATCTCAGTGACCCTGTGCTGGCCCAGCAAACTTACAGAATCAACTCGTGTGTGTGGAGGGTGCAATGTAAAAACCTAAAGCTAGGACAGAAACTCCTTTAGGCAGTATTGATATAATGTCAATTAGCAACCTACTTTGTATTCCTAAAAAGCACATTGGGAGCAGGGCTGTAGTGTCACatatctttaaccccagcacttggaggcagaggagcTGCTTCCTGAATTCCAGGTTGAGTCTAGCTGGAGCATGTTTCAGGAAAACCAGAGCTCCAGAGACCCTTCTGAAAAACCAGAACCAAACCAAAATCCCATTTTATTGGGAATTGCAGTAACAGACCAACTGCAACACTCAGCCTCAACATTGAAGTGACTCACTTCATTAGCTTTCAGTGTGCCTATCCAACATCCAGTGAATAATCACAGCAGTCTGTCTAAAGCTGTTTGAAACAAAAGAAGGACCCCAAGAACAAAACATCTTGTTTGATGCACAAAAGCCACACCCACGTTTTCTGGGGATAATCACAGGCCCTCCAGAACCATGAGtttttcattcaaaccaacaGCAGCCAAAAACATTTGAAGAAGTCACTTTTAATTTACAATATAGGTACAGCATGTACTGGGGCCTGGACATCTACTCACATGGCCAGGGTGACAGCTGCATTTCTCCATCTCCCATATAGAAAAAGCTATCAATACAAGGGCTGTTACTACCAACTTCCTAGTTCCAAGGACTATAcaatctttgtggtttttttttttttttttaaactgtgaattCACAGTAGTAAAGGATTCAATGAATCCCGCCTTGTCTTGCTTCCTGATAAGGAGGTTTAGCTGTTACTTTCTTGGACAGAAAGTGCTGATGTCACTAAACAGCAGTGAGGATGACAATGGCTTAGCCTAGCAGTCaggtggctcttccagaggacccaagtttaattcccacAACCCAAATGGCAGTTCCTTAATTACCTGAAACTTGCCTTTCAGGGGAATCTGGCCACCCTTGTCTCCAAGGACACCAGGCAAGCACATAGTGCAActacatgcatacagacaaaacacctcACACATAAAACAGTAAGAGAGTAGACAGTAATACTGACTGCTTGTACTGCCGTGGCAATAGTTAACGACGGCAGAGGATACCGTGTGAAGAATGCCTCAAGCGCCTGCACATCATTGTGAATGCCTGTAGTTTTCTAGTAACATGAGCTAAACACTGCTCACATTAAAATACAGCAACTGCTTATACTGTCCAACCACTTTAAAAGAACAGGAAATACTAATTTGTGTTAAAATACTTTTCAATGCTAACATAGCCTTATTAAACCTAGTTTTTATAAGCTCTTGAGTTTCACCTATACCATATCTACTTCTAAAGGTTTTAGtttaaggaaaacaaagacatatcttttttttgaacatacaagaagaatgaagcacagaacagactgaaagacaaagaaaatggcAGGCTGAGTTTGTTTTATCTTGCAGTAGGTACAATTAACAACACAATTTTACACCTTTAACTTTCACACAGTTCTGCTTTTTAAGCCACAACCTCGATACTGTGCAGGTGTAACTGGAACTCATGGGCTCAAGTGATCATAGCTCAACCCTACTGGTGTCATGGGAGCAGGGTCTCATCGTTTTTAATCTTATAAGCTAAACAACATGACCATAGTACCTTAAAGACCCAtttctcaaatataaaaataaacaaagctcaCTACTTTTAAACAATTAagatataatataaacatataaacatataaactgAGGCTGATACTATCAGAGAGTAAGTATTTTCCTaagaggaggaaaaacaaaaaaccaaaaaaccaaaaccctattCTATGCCTCTGACCCCCAGGTGCTCACACACAAGGTGCCAGAGAGGGCAAAAGTGTCCCTGAACAGCAGCCACACAGGCAGCTAAGTGTCTACCCACCTTCATGAGCCAAGGGAAGTAAGTCACTCTAGAGCAACAGTCAAGAAGACCAGTGAGAAACTGCTCACCCAGGTAGTATGAGTGTTAAGTCTTCACCCATCTTGTTTCACTAAAACATTAATTTCAAGGTTtgctttccatttttgtcccagaAAAGTGCCCCCAATTTATCATGAATCCTCAAATTTCCTAAAAATTTGAAAGCATATTTCCTCTGTTGccttttttaaaagcaaaggcaTTTAGAGCATACAACTTTTAGGCAAGTAATTTATAGTTtaccctttaaaaacaaaacagtggatactttaaaaacttttgccgggcggtggtggcgcatgcctttaatcccagcacttgggaggcagaggcaggtggatttctgagttcgaggccagcctggtctacagagtgagtccaggacaacacagagaaaccctgtctcgaaaaaaaaccaaaaaaccaaccaaccaaacaaacaaacaaaaaaaaaccttttgttttGATGAGACCTGGGTGCAGTAGGGGGACAAAGCACACTCCCCAAGCACGACTTGCTCACTGtaatgtgccatcacacctgaaCCTCTGCCCCAAAGAAGCCTGAAGTCATGCAACAAAGAACTATAAATGCAAACAAATCAGAGAGCAGTGTGCCAGGAAATGGAAGACACACCAAAATCatgaaaaacagacagaaaagttGTCCGACTAAAGGACAGCGAGTCAGTGTGTGCAATGGAGCAGAATGCTGGAACCACCTATTAAGTACAGTGGTTCAGCACTGTATTAAAGTAAGACCTATAAGCAAATAATTTTGTTAGATTCCTGGTTAAGATCACAAAAACTtaggttggagagatagctcagtggttaagaaccctggctgctcttctaaataACCAAGGTCCCACAGggcagctcccaaccatctgtaccCCCACTCCAGTCCCCAGGGGATTCAATACCTTCctttggcctccaagggcaccaggcatgcatgtggtgaacAGACACACATTT
The window above is part of the Arvicanthis niloticus isolate mArvNil1 chromosome 13, mArvNil1.pat.X, whole genome shotgun sequence genome. Proteins encoded here:
- the Ywhaz gene encoding 14-3-3 protein zeta/delta; the protein is MDKNELVQKAKLAEQAERYDDMAACMKSVTEQGAELSNEERNLLSVAYKNVVGARRSSWRVVSSIEQKTEGAEKKQQMAREYREKIETELRDICNDVLSLLEKFLIPNASQPESKVFYLKMKGDYYRYLAEVAAGDDKKGIVDQSQQAYQEAFEISKKEMQPTHPIRLGLALNFSVFYYEILNSPEKACSLAKTAFDEAIAELDTLSEESYKDSTLIMQLLRDNLTLWTSDTQGDEAEAGEGGEN